TGGCTCCCACGGGAGCAGCCACACAGGATTCCTAGGAAACCTCTACAGAAGTAAGTTTGAGGCTAAAATGTGAAGTCTTaatggggagagaagagaaaaatctctGCTTTGGTTCAAGAGCAAGTGCACAGGCTACAAAGCCACCTTTAAGATACAAAGTGGTAAAGATTATTACCTAGGCCGTTATGCAAACTGTTGCACTGCTCTCTTGACCTTATCAAACTTTCCCCCATCTCTACATGCATCCTTGGACTTTATTTCAAAAATAGTATCCAACATTAATTCCATCCGCACCATAAAAATTTACATAGCTATACATTTCCTACAGCCTAAACACAAGCTGATCAAGTTTAAGCGGACTTGTTCAAGGATAGCAGAATGGAGATGGGGAAAGTgcataaggaaaagttatttacttgttcccataatacaagaactaggggtcaccaaatgaaattaatgggcagcaggtttaaaacaaataaaaggaagttcttcacacagcgcacagccaacctctggaactccttgcctgaggaggttctgaaggctaggactataacagagttaagtccattaatggctattagccaggatgggtaaggaatggtgtccctaggctctgtttgtcagaggatggagatggatggcaggaaagagatcacttgatcattacctgctagggtcactccctctggggcacctggcattggccactgtcagcagacaggatattggcctggatgcagggccggctctactgttttcaccgccccaagcagcacgctgAATTGCTGTTGCGGACGGTGGGGGCGGNNNNNNNNNNNNNNNNNNNNNNNNNNNNNNNNNNNNNNNNNNNNNNNNNNNNNNNNNNNNNNNNNNNNNNNNNNNNNNNNNNNNNNNNNNNNNNNNNNNNNNNNNNNNNNNNNNNNNNNNNNNNNNNNNNNNNNNNNNNNNNNNNNNNNNNNNNNNNNNNNNNNNNNNNNNNNNNNNNNNNNNNNNNNNNNNNNNNNNNNNNNNNNNNNNNNNNNNNNNNNNNNNNNNNNNNNNNNNNNNNNNNNNNNNNNNNNNNNNNNNNNNNNNNNNNNNNNNNNNNNNNNNNNNNNNNNNNNNNNNNNNNNNNNNNNNNNNNNNNNNNNNNNNNNNNNNNNNNNNNNNNNNNNNNNNNNNNNNNNNNNNNNNNNNNNNNNNNNNNNNNNNNNNNNNNNNNNNNNNNNNNNNNNNNNNNNNNNNNNNNNNNNNNNNNNNNNNNNNNNNNNNNNNNNNNNNNNNNNNNNNNNNNNNNNNNNNNNNNNNNNNNNNNNNNNNNNNNNNNNNNNNNNNNNNNNNNNNNNNNNNNNNNNNNNNNNNNNNNNNNNNNNNNNNNNNNNNNNNNNNNNNNNNNNNNNNNNNNNNNNNNNNNNNNNNNNNNNNNNNNNNNNNNNNNNNNNNNNNNNNNNNNNNNNNNNNNNNNNNNNNNNNNNNNNNNNNNNNNNNNNNNNNNNNNNNNNNNNNNNNNNNNNNNNNNNNNNNNNNNNNNNNNNNNNNNNNNNNNNNNNNNNNNNNNNNNNNNNNNNNNNNNNNNNNNNNNNNNNNNNNNNNNNNNNNNNNNNNNNNNNNNNNNNNNNNNNNNNNNNNNNNNNNNNNNNNNNNNNNNNNNNNNNNNNNNNNNNNNNNNNNNNNNNNNNNNNNNNNNNNNNNNNNNNNNNNNNNNNNNNNNNNNNNNNNNNNNNNNNNNNNNNNNNNNNNNNNNNNNNNNNNNNNNNNNNNNNNNNNNNNNNNNNNNNNNNNNNNNNNNNNNNNNNNNNNNNNNNNNNNNNNNNNNNNNNNNNNNNNNNNNNNNNNNNNNNNNNNNNNNNNNNNNNNNNNNNNNNNNNNNNNNNNNNNNNNNNNNNNNNNNNNNNNNNNNNNNNNNNNNNNNNNNNNNNNNNNNNNNNNNNNNNNNNNNNNNNNNNNNNNNNNNNNNNNNNNNNNNNNNNNNNNNNNNNNNNNNNNNNNNNNNNNNNNNNNNNNNNNNNNNNNNNNNNNNNNNNNNNNNNNNNNNNNNNNNNNNNNNNNNNNNNNNNNNNNNNNNNNNNNNNNNNNNNNNNNNNNNNNNNNNNNNNNNNNNNNNNNNNNNNNNNNNNNNNNNNNNNNNNNNNNNNNNNNNNNNNNNNNNNNNNNNNNNNNNNNNNNNNNNNNNNNNNNNNNNNNNNNNNNNNNNNNNNNNNNNNNNNNNNNNNNNNNNNNNNNNNNNNNNNNNNNNNNNNNNNNNNNNNNNNNNNNNNNNNNNNNNNNNNNNNNNNNNNNNNNNNNNNNNNNNNNNNNNNNNNNNNNNNNNNNNNNNNNNNNNNNNNNNNNNNNNNNNNNNNNNNNNNNNNNNNNNNNNNNNNNNNNNNNNNNNNNNNNNNNNNNNNNNNNNNNNNNNNNNNNNNNNNNNNNNNNNNNNNNNNNNNNNNNNNNNNNNNNNNNNNNNNNNNNNNNNNNNNNNNNNNNNNNNNNNNNNNNNNNNNNNNNNNNNNNNNNNNNNNNNNNNNNNNNNNNNNNNNNNNNNNNNNNNNNNNNNNNNNNNNNNNNNNNNNNNNNNNNNNNNNNNNNNNNNNNNNNNNNNNNNNNNNNNNNNNNNNNNNNNNNNNNNNNNNNNNNNNNNNNNNNNNNNNNNNNNNNNNNNNNNNNNNNNNNNNNNNNNNNNNNNNNNNNNNNNNNNNNNNNNNNNNNNNNNNNNNNNNNNNNNNNNNNNNNNNNNNNNNNNNNNNNNNNNNNNNNNNNNNNNNNNNNNNNNNNNNNNNNNNNNNNNNNNNNNNNNNNNNNNNNNNNNNNNNNNNNNNNNNNNNNNNNNNNNNNNNNNNNNNNNNNNNNNNNNNNNNNNNNNNNNNNNNNNNNNNNNNNNNNNNNNNNNNNNNNNNNNNNNNNNNNNNNNNNNNNNNNNNNNNNNNNNNNNNNNNNNNNNNNNNNNNNNNNNNNNNNNNNNNNNNNNNNNNNNNNNNNNNNNNNNNNNNNNNNNNNNNNNNNNNNNNNNNNNNNNNNNNNNNNNNNNNNNNNNNNNNNNNNNNNNNNNNNNNNNNNNNNNNNNNNNNNNNNNNNNNNNNNNNNNNNNNNNNNNNNNNNNNNNNNNNNNNNNNNNNNNNNNNNNNNNNNNNNNNNNNNNNNNNNNNNNNNNNNNNNNNNNNNNNNNNNNNNNNNNNNNNNNNNNNNNNNNNNNNNNNNNNNNNNNNNNNNNNNNNNNNNNNNNNNNNNNNNNNNNNNNNNNNNNaggcaggatactgggctagatggaccactgatctgacccagtagggtcaTTCTTATGTTTTGTGCTATAATGGacgaaaaagaaacaaacagacaggaaATCTTCAGCATAGAACAGCGGGTGGCGCTAAAACACCTTTGCCTGATTTTGCAAACAGCCCATGCTGAATAGAACTAATAGCAGTAGAGTTTTGTTATTTAGCAAGGAAATAAAAACTCTTAACACCCtcataaacagtctgatttaaaagatagcccaattaaaccagtccagcaaatcaacacccatgtaaatacaaaccaagcacataacagcctattgcttggtttcctttgtactcacacttgatagtagaatattagaaagaagattggagttagcagaaaagctgtttcaatccatagccgggagaaacaaaagacacagaacaaagccaaaaacctccagaggttcccacccttacttttgaaaatccagtttcctgattggtcctctggtcaggtgtttggttccctttacagtaaaagaaaattaacctttaccttacctatctacttatgacaccttgtcaaaggctttctggaaatctaagtacacaatgtccactggatcccccttgtccacatttgttgaccccttcacaGAACAGTAATAGATTAGTAGGACAAGATTTCCCGTTACAGAAAGTGTTGACTCTTATGAtgatctatgtgtctgacaattttattctttactattgtttgaactaatttgcccagtactgacgttagacttaccagtctgtaattgccaggatcacctctagagccctttttaaatattggtgttacattaacTATCTTTCAGTCATTGGAACACAGGCCATACCTACAGACTGAGGGAGTGTTTCctagaaagcagtgactctgataAAGGTTTACGGGTCATAttggacaagcaactcaacatgaaCTGAAGTGATGCTGTGCCAAAAATGGGGTAGTGTAATCTTAGGATGTATAAACTGGGGAGCAGTAAGTAGGAGTAGGGCCTGGGAGGagatttaaaggacagattacaaaccatagttaatagttctgcaatttcacatttgagttctttcagaactcttgggtgaatgccatctggtcccagtgacttgttcatgttgagtttatcaatttaattccaaaaccttctctgacacttcaatctgtgacaattcctcagatttgggAACCTCCCTAACATACTCacctgtgaagactgaagcaaagaatttatttagtttctccgcaatgacttaattgtctttaagcgctccttctgtatctcgatcatccaggagccccactggttgtttagcaggcttcctgcttctgatgtacttaaacattttgttgttgccttttgagtttttggctagttgttcttcaaactcctttttggcttttcttattgcATTTTTACACTAATTTGGCTGTGTTtattatgctcctttctatttacctcattagaatctgacttccactttttaaaagatgcctttttctctctgcttcttttacatggctaagccacagtggctctcaCTGTGCTTTTTAATTTGAGATATAcctttaagttgggcctctattatggtatttttGAAAAGTATCCATGCCGCCGCTTGCAGGGATATTACtctcactgtaccttttaatttctgtttaactaacctcctcatttttgcatcattcccctttctgaaattaaatgtcacagtattgggctgttgaggtgttcttcccaccacaggaatgttaattgttgtattatggtcactatttccaagagGTCCTTTTATAgttacttcttggaccagatcctgtattctactcaggactaaattgagaattgcctctcccctcgtgggttcctgtaccagctgctccaagcagcagtcaTTTCAAGTGTTGAGAAattttctctgcatttcatcctgaggtgacatgtacccagtcaacatgaggataactgaaatcccccactactactgagttctttattttgataacctctctaatctcccttagcatttcatagtcactatcactaTCCTGGTGAGGTGGTCGATAATACATTCCCTACTGTTATATGCTTATTAGAGCacggaattactatccatagagattctatggagcACATGGATTCATTTAagaattttacttttatttgactctacattttctttcacatagtgctattcctcccctctcctctcccatgacctgtccttccgatatattttgtactctggaaTATTTGTGGCCTGTTGATTGTCCTCACTTCACCAGGTTTCTGTGCCGCCAATCATATCATTAGCCTCCATTTAACACAaggcattctagttcacccatcttattagacttctagcatttgtgtacaagcactttaaaaacctgtcactgtttatttgtttgCCATTTTCTGATGTGTCGGACTctttgtgaatgtttctcatctgatctggcccatatttcatcctctcctcctgactaaagcctagagaatctctatcaatagactctaaGTTAAGTCTCTGTTCCGATCCACGTGCTCTCTGCAGCAATCGGCTTTCCCCCCCCCATCTCTCAGTTTAagaactgctctgcaacctttttaatgttaagtgccagcaatctggatccactttggtttaggtggagcccacgcttcctgtataggctccccccatcccaaaagtttctccagttcctaataaatctaaaccccttctCCCTGCACCACTGTCTCATCCATGCAGTGAGAGGCTGAAGTTCTGCCTGTCTACCTGGCCCTGcaagtggaactggaagcatgtCTGAGATGAGGTCCTGGATTTTAGCAGGGACCAGACTTTCAAGAATCCTCATCAGCATAAATAGGGCGTGTGTGTGTGCCCTAAATTCTCCAGAAAACACTATCTTTAGGCTAACATAGGAGGGGTGTTTCCCTAAAGATCTATTTCCACATCTTATTCCCACAGAAAGTGATAACTCTTAATTCACAGGCTCTCATTATACACACTTCAAACATTGAGATAATTTTATTTAGTCTTAGTCTCACATTTACACAACTGCAGCAATGTAATCAGCAGAAAACTAGTTTTGATTAGACCCCTTGAAATATTTTGCCCATCTTTAGAATCTTATACAACTCCCTCCCCTGATCTTTCATTTAGAACTATCCTGTTACAATCCAGCATGTTTATCAATGtggcaaaaaaatcaaaaggacCCTTAAAGTTTTGGGCATTCAGTTGTGAATACATGAACTAACACGATGTCACAGATAGCTTTAGACTTTAGAAGTGTACTACTGAAGCATCTTTTAATTTTAGATCTTTGAATGCTCATTTTCAGCTTCTTCATTCTGCAGAATTTGATTAGGATAAACCTGTAAATTAAAACAGTTAGAATTAGTGACCAGATAAATGTTAATGCCAAGAAAACCCTTAATCCAGAGGTAGTGAACAATCTGCTTTGTATGATTCAGGAAGACTTAATTCCTCAGTGACATTAGGGCTCACTAGGTTTCATATTTCAACTGTGCTTGCATAGACTAACTGTTGCACAATTGGCAATTTCTCCTCAATAAAAAGCAGAGCAGCAGAGATGTCTGATGGAGAGTAACACCCATAATTAGACAAGAACTGTAAATGCACTTGTACTAGCTATGCTAAGCTCTGTAAAGTTTGAATTACCACTCCTTTGGAGTCCACCTTTAATTTCAGACTTGGACATGCAAAGGAAGAAACAAATTAGAAGCTTTTGTGCATTCTTTCAGTTCCACTGGAAATGACTAGAGGGGGCTCTGACATGCAAGTCAGAATGGATATTACCAAGTACCATTCTGGTTCTTGTCCACTTCTGATAGACTAGGAATCGGTCCAGTTCCGGAGATAATTAATCTTATTGATTTAGGTGATTTAATTCTGTACCAGACTACACACAACTAAGTAAGCTACTCACCATTAGCAAACCTGCATTGCTTCAACACCTCGCTGAAGCCCTCACACAGTTTGAGGTCACTCTGGTTCTGTGCACACTCCAAAAACTGCTTCATTTCATACTGGCAGGGTGGGTACTGGGACTGCTGCTGGTATGCAGGCTGGGCTGCTTGAGGCTCCTGAAAAGGAAGTCAGAGGCACAAATTCacatatttgaaaaaattaacaCTGATGAAGATTTGCAGCTACAGAGAACCACACTTTAAGAGGACCTATTACAATAGGTACATATCTGCTTATTTCTTCTCCTGTGAAGAAGGCAGTAGGAGATCCCTTGGAAGGTGTGCAACTTTCAAATACTAGAAGTaatatcctggccccactgaagtcaaagggaatcttCCTAGTTTTAGGAATTTAGGATTTCATCCAGAGTTCAGCACTGTAAGAACTGTCCCTAAAGGGATTCAAATCCCAACACAGGGACAAGAGTACCCAAAAAAGCCTGGCCTCAAGCATCACATTGGTGAATAGGGGTCAATTTAAATTCAGTAAAACATTAAGGTATTTTCCTGGTCCGCTTTATATTTAGGAGACTTGTTCATAAATGAGCTAACGTTTTGGGTTGCGGTTGtctgcattttaaagaaaactcATCAGAAAGGGCATTAATGGAAGGCTGATCCATAATTCTCTATAGTCTATTTCAGTAAGATTAAGAATTTAGTACAAAAGCAGAACAAGGTAAGATGTTCAAATGCAGCTGACAGAATCTGAGCTTTATACCTAGCCTCTAGCTGAGGATCTTAATCAATCTAGTCTTTTTTCTACTTGAGTGAAAAGCAGCACATGGAAATTCTCTTATGCACAAATCCAACAGCTAAATATTTCAGACCTTCATCCCAAACTCTTAATGAATCCTAGAATGGCAGTTAATGTTTGAATACCCCCAAAGCTTCCACCAGTAACATCTTATTACTCTGATGGCTAATCTACCAATCAAACCATAAAGGCATTAGATTTCCCTGAGCATATCTGTTACACACCCTTTTTTTATGGGGTTGAGGCATGGGGTGGCAGGAGCCAGTCACTTCTAAACCCAGTATACCCACCACTACATGATACTACCTATTTAAACTATTTGAAGTACATTTCATAAATGGTAAGGTAGTAACTGCTTTGCAAGATAAATATACTAGAATAGAATTATGCATGTATCCCCATATACCctctccatgcattaagctgtcaTTAGGCCTATACCGTCAGTCACTATGGCTCACCTTACAAGTTTCCCATTTCATACATAGCTCAGATATAATATACAATATCAAACCATGTACCTGGTAAGTAATGTCAGGCCTTGCAGCTTCAGAGCTGCTTCCTCCACCAAATCCTCCTGTCATAGCATGACCCAGCGTGTGTCCTACAGCTGAGCCTACTGCTACTCCTGCAGCTGTTGTAGCCATCTGCGCCATCAGACCAGGCTGCCTTGGTGCAGGAGATGCCACTGCAGATGCAGGGGCAGGTGCTGGTACTGGAGCACgagctggagggggtgggggtgcagctcTCATTTGTGGCACACGACtgcattagaaaaaaatcaattaatgcaaaaaaaaaaaaaaaaaaaaaaaaagccaccaacaTTTAGAAAAAGCTACCAGTTTAAAAGCTGAGTTTTTGAATACCTGTAATGTTTATACCACATGCATGTCTTGCAGTGctaagggcttgactacactaCCTGCCTGATCAGTGGGCAGTGATCCATCTATTGCATCTAGTAGAGGTGTGATAAACTGACTGTTGAGCGATCTCTCCTAAACTCCAGTACTCCACGAGAATGAGAAGTGCAAGCAGAGTCACCCGGAGAGCGTCATCCAttgactta
The genomic region above belongs to Chelonoidis abingdonii isolate Lonesome George chromosome 20, CheloAbing_2.0, whole genome shotgun sequence and contains:
- the CHCHD2 gene encoding coiled-coil-helix-coiled-coil-helix domain-containing protein 2, which produces MPRGSRSRTSRMAPPASRVPQMRAAPPPPPARAPVPAPAPASAVASPAPRQPGLMAQMATTAAGVAVGSAVGHTLGHAMTGGFGGGSSSEAARPDITYQEPQAAQPAYQQQSQYPPCQYEMKQFLECAQNQSDLKLCEGFSEVLKQCRFANGLS